A stretch of Paludisphaera borealis DNA encodes these proteins:
- a CDS encoding M20/M25/M40 family metallo-hydrolase, with amino-acid sequence MRRLFLWVLLVGLASTVAQVFAIDPKLDAPPASIESITAREIGGHLRFLASDLMKGRDTASPEIRLAGEYLAAHLYAAGAQPLGDQSPKGRTYFQRFPLEVVTPLSQGSELTLTLDLGGAKRVVSCKLGEDYVLRPHGVIGGEIEADVVFVGYGRDDPEKKIDDYAGLIVEDRFVLVFEGNPGDAPAKPGETAPFTNPFAKREAARKHGALGVLVIQPPGRNSTPPRIPFSARNLGFDEPNLSLAPSPSVVPVVTLADPIRDLLESSLKLQTEGDSRPKAPHNALRVRFRHAVKREAREDRNVLGFMPGVDPKKKNEVVVFSAHYDHEGVNAKGEIFNGSDDNASGTSAVLEIAEAFGLSPRPARSVAFLWVSGEEKGLLGSEWYADHRILPDGAVIVADINLDMVSRNDSKKIGVTPSPKHADYNSLIPAAREACKIEGLEAVFDTDPFYGRTDSFNFAKKGIPIVFFFSGIHEDYHRPTDDFEKADLEKAAHVARAAFRLGWKTAQDEAAPKKIPAPVDEKPDGDKTVDLKTSH; translated from the coding sequence ATGAGACGCTTATTCTTGTGGGTACTCCTCGTCGGCCTCGCGTCGACGGTCGCGCAGGTCTTCGCGATCGATCCTAAGCTCGATGCGCCGCCGGCCTCGATCGAGTCGATAACGGCCCGAGAGATCGGCGGCCACCTGCGATTCCTGGCCTCCGACCTGATGAAGGGTCGCGACACGGCTTCGCCCGAGATCCGGCTGGCCGGGGAATATCTGGCGGCGCACCTCTACGCAGCGGGCGCGCAGCCCCTGGGCGATCAAAGCCCCAAGGGGCGCACCTATTTCCAGCGGTTCCCACTCGAAGTCGTCACGCCGCTCTCCCAAGGGTCCGAGCTGACGCTGACCCTCGATCTCGGCGGCGCGAAGCGCGTCGTATCCTGCAAGCTGGGGGAAGATTACGTGCTGCGTCCGCACGGCGTGATCGGCGGCGAAATCGAGGCGGACGTCGTCTTCGTGGGTTACGGGCGAGACGACCCCGAGAAGAAGATCGACGACTATGCCGGCCTCATCGTCGAGGACCGGTTCGTCCTGGTTTTCGAGGGAAACCCCGGCGACGCACCGGCGAAGCCCGGCGAAACGGCCCCGTTCACGAATCCGTTCGCCAAGCGCGAGGCGGCCCGGAAGCACGGTGCTCTCGGCGTGCTGGTCATCCAACCACCGGGAAGGAATTCGACTCCGCCGCGGATTCCGTTTTCAGCTCGCAATCTGGGGTTCGACGAGCCGAACCTTTCACTCGCCCCGTCCCCTTCGGTCGTGCCGGTCGTCACCTTGGCCGACCCGATCCGCGACCTGCTCGAAAGCTCGCTGAAGCTCCAGACCGAGGGCGACAGCCGGCCTAAGGCCCCGCACAACGCCCTCCGGGTCCGATTCCGTCACGCCGTGAAGCGCGAGGCTCGCGAGGACCGCAACGTTCTCGGTTTCATGCCGGGCGTCGATCCCAAGAAGAAGAACGAGGTCGTCGTCTTCAGCGCCCACTACGATCATGAGGGCGTCAACGCCAAGGGCGAGATCTTCAACGGGTCGGACGATAACGCGTCGGGCACGAGCGCCGTGCTGGAGATCGCCGAGGCGTTCGGACTGTCGCCCCGCCCGGCGCGGAGCGTGGCGTTCCTCTGGGTCTCGGGCGAGGAGAAGGGACTGCTCGGCAGCGAGTGGTACGCCGACCATCGGATTCTCCCCGACGGGGCCGTGATCGTCGCCGACATCAATCTCGACATGGTCAGTCGCAACGACTCCAAGAAGATCGGAGTCACTCCGTCGCCGAAGCACGCCGATTACAACTCGCTGATCCCCGCCGCTCGCGAAGCCTGCAAGATCGAGGGGCTGGAGGCCGTCTTCGACACCGATCCGTTCTACGGCCGGACCGACAGCTTCAATTTCGCGAAGAAGGGGATTCCCATCGTCTTCTTCTTCTCGGGCATTCACGAAGACTACCACCGACCGACCGACGACTTCGAGAAGGCCGACCTCGAAAAAGCCGCCCACGTCGCC